A segment of the Actinomycetota bacterium genome:
TATGTCTTTGTCACGGAGACGGTGGCACGTGCCGCCGCTTCGGTGGACGGGGTGTGGGCAGTTCACTCGATGTCGATCCGCCGGTCGCGCGCATCGCTGCGGGTCGGCATCGAGCCGGCGTGGCCGCCGGGCACCGTCGCCGCTGAGGTGGAGAACGCGGTGCGGCGCGTGATGCCGCAGCTCGAGTCGGTGACGGTCGTAGTGGACCCTGACTCGTGAGCTCCTTGGTGCGCGAGCGTCTGGACGCGGCGCGCGAGTTGGCCGGACAGCAGCACCGCGAGGGCGTGCGAGCCACGGATGTCGCGGCGGGCCACGCGAGACGTGTGGACGACGTGCTGGCGTCGTTGTTCGAAGCCGGGCCCCCGTACACGGGTGTGGCGTTGATCGCGGTCGGTGGATACGGCCGTCTGGAGCTGGCTCCCTACTCGGACCTCGACGTGCTGGTCCTGCACCGCGGTACTCCTCCGGACCACTTGGAGGAGATGGTCCGCCGCGTGGTCTATCCGCTGTGGGATGCAGGACGCGAGGTCGGTCAGCGCGTCCGCAATCTCGCGGAGGTCGTCCGGTCGCTGGAGCGTGTGGACGAGTCGGCCGCGACGCTCGACTCCCGTCTGGTCGCCGGCGATCCGGCGGTGTTCGCGGAGATGGAGGCGCTGCTGCAGCGTGAGCTGCAGCGCCACCGGCATCGCTTCTTTTCGCAGCTGCTGGCCGAGACGGGGTCACGTCACGAGTCATTCGGCCACGCGGGGCATCTGCTGGAGCCCCACGTGCGCGATTCGGCGGGAGCCCTGAGGGACATCCACACCCTCGGATGGGCGGGACGGCTGATCGGGGGCCAGGGCTTGGACCCCCTGGTGCGCGAAGGGATCCTCAGCGCCGCCGACGCGGATGCGGTCGGCGCATCGCAGGACTTCCTCCTGCGGGTGCGCTTCGAGATGCACCTGCGATCCCAGCGCCGCCAGGACCGTCTGCACCTGGAGGACCAGGACCCGATAGCCGAGTCGCTCGGGTTCGGCACAGTCACACCGGAGGGCGCTGGTGCGGGGGACGAGCTCATGCGCCGGCTGTACCGGCACTGCCGGACGACGGAAGCCGTCGTCTCGTCGGCATGGCAGGACCTCGTCCGCCGGCGCGCGCGCAGGCGGCTGCGGTCCGGACGCCACATCGCCGGCGAAGGCTGGGTCGTCCAGGGGGGTCGCCTCGAGGTGCTCGCCTCACCGGACCCGCTGGAGGACCCGTCCGGGTGGCTGTCGATGTTCATGCACGCGATCCGCGCGGACGTCCCCCTGAGCCGGCGGTCGCTCAACCGTCTGCAGGAGCACGTTGCTGAGGGAGAGCCGGCGAGGTGGAACCCCACCGCATCGGATGCGTTTCTGGAGATCCTGCGACTGGGCCGAAAATCGGTCCCCGCTATGCAGGCCATGGACTCGACCGGCCTGCTCGCGGCACTGATCCCGGAGTGGAAGCACGTGAGCTGCCTGCCGCAGCGCAACCTATACCACCGCTACAGCGTGGACATCCACAGCTTCCAGGCGGTCGCGGAACTGGTTGAAAGCGCTCCCGCAAGGGTGTCCGGATCCAAGGTCCCGGCCCGCGGGCGCGAAGCCCCTGCAGCCGAGCAGGCGGACGTGTCCGGTGCATGGCTTCTCGTGGACGACCCGCGCCCGCTGCTGCTCGCCGCGCTCCTGCACGACTGTGGGAAGGGCCGGGGCGGCGACCACGCCGTACTGGGTGCCCGCATCACTGCTTCCACGCTCTCGCGAATGGGGCTGGCCAACGGTGTCGCGGCCGACGCTGAGTTTCTCGTCCGAAGTCACCTGCTGTTGCCGGAGACCGCGCTGCGCAGGGACCTCGAGGACGAGGGCACGATCACGGAGGTGGCGCGAGCGGCCGGGACCGCACATCGATTGGCCATGTTGTTCCTGCTCGCGCGTGCCGACGCGCTGGCGACGGGTCCGGAGGCGTGGTCGGTCTTCCGGTCGTCGCTTGTCCGGCAGCTCTACTCGAGCGCCATGAAGGTCCTCAGCGGCGAGCCTGTTGCGGCATCAGGCCCCGGCCCCCGTATCGGCGTGGAGGAGATGAGCCGTCCCTTCGACGGGGAGCCGGTCGTTGAGGTCCACCCGGGGGCCGAGGCCGACCGCATGCTGCTGATCGCCCGGGACCGTCCGGGACTGCTGGCCTCGGTGTGCGGGGTCCTCGCTCTGCGCGGCGTGGACGTGCTGTCCGCCGAAGCCGCTACCAGGCCGGACGGCACCGCCGTGGAGGCCTTCATCGTCCGGGGCTCCCGAGAACGCCTTACCCCTGATCGCTGGCATCGCATCACGGCCGACGTAGCGGCCGCCGCGCGCGGGGGCCTGGACCTGGACGAGCCGCTTCGCGCCAAGTCGCAAGCCGAACGGAGGCCGGCCGCGCCGGCACGCCCGACCGACGTCGTCGTCGACAACAAAGCGGCTGAGGCCATGACCGTCGTGGAGGTCCATGCGACCGATCGGCTCGGCCTCCTGCACTCCGTCACCCGCACCCTGGCCGAATGCGGGTGCGACGTGAGGCGCGCAAAGGTGGCGACCTACGGAGCCGAAGTGGTGGACGTCTTCTACGTCACGGCCAAAGGCGGAGGCCGCATCCACGACCCACAGGACGTGGAGACTCTGCGCGAGGCACTGGCGGCTGCGGTTTCGCAGATGGACTGACCGGCCCAGTTTCCGGAGGTGTGCCGTCCCTGGCCGGACGCCCCCGGCGGTACCGTGACCCGGTGAACCCCCTTTCAATAGAAGAGGCATATCGGCTTATCGAGTCGGAACGGGTGGTGGTCCCGCGTCCGGACCGCGGCCTCGTCGTCCTGACCGGCCCCCAGCGCGTGTGGTTCCTCCAAAACACCGTCACCGCCGACCTCGACGCCCTGGACGACGGCCGGTGGACGGACTCCTGCTTTCTCACCCCCAAAGGCAAGGTCGTCGCGCACTTCCGCGCCGGCAAGCTCGGTGAGCGGGTCGTGCTGGACGTCGACCCCCCGGGGACGGCCGACCTGATCGGCTGGTTCACGAGGTACAGGTTCCGGACGCAGGTCGAGATCCAGGACGCCTCGTCCGGGGCCTTCACCGTCATCGGCGCGGGAGCCCACGAGCCGAGCACGGGTGCCGCGGGCCGGGTGGACGATTCCCCCGCCGGCCTGCGGTTCTTCGACACGCTCGGCCCCCACGAGACGGTGGACGTACACGCCGGGACCGAGCCACAGGACATCGCCCACCTGCCCGTCGCGGACCCCCGCCTGTACGAGGTGCTGCGCGT
Coding sequences within it:
- a CDS encoding ACT domain-containing protein, translating into MRERLDAARELAGQQHREGVRATDVAAGHARRVDDVLASLFEAGPPYTGVALIAVGGYGRLELAPYSDLDVLVLHRGTPPDHLEEMVRRVVYPLWDAGREVGQRVRNLAEVVRSLERVDESAATLDSRLVAGDPAVFAEMEALLQRELQRHRHRFFSQLLAETGSRHESFGHAGHLLEPHVRDSAGALRDIHTLGWAGRLIGGQGLDPLVREGILSAADADAVGASQDFLLRVRFEMHLRSQRRQDRLHLEDQDPIAESLGFGTVTPEGAGAGDELMRRLYRHCRTTEAVVSSAWQDLVRRRARRRLRSGRHIAGEGWVVQGGRLEVLASPDPLEDPSGWLSMFMHAIRADVPLSRRSLNRLQEHVAEGEPARWNPTASDAFLEILRLGRKSVPAMQAMDSTGLLAALIPEWKHVSCLPQRNLYHRYSVDIHSFQAVAELVESAPARVSGSKVPARGREAPAAEQADVSGAWLLVDDPRPLLLAALLHDCGKGRGGDHAVLGARITASTLSRMGLANGVAADAEFLVRSHLLLPETALRRDLEDEGTITEVARAAGTAHRLAMLFLLARADALATGPEAWSVFRSSLVRQLYSSAMKVLSGEPVAASGPGPRIGVEEMSRPFDGEPVVEVHPGAEADRMLLIARDRPGLLASVCGVLALRGVDVLSAEAATRPDGTAVEAFIVRGSRERLTPDRWHRITADVAAAARGGLDLDEPLRAKSQAERRPAAPARPTDVVVDNKAAEAMTVVEVHATDRLGLLHSVTRTLAECGCDVRRAKVATYGAEVVDVFYVTAKGGGRIHDPQDVETLREALAAAVSQMD
- a CDS encoding glycine cleavage T C-terminal barrel domain-containing protein, which gives rise to MNPLSIEEAYRLIESERVVVPRPDRGLVVLTGPQRVWFLQNTVTADLDALDDGRWTDSCFLTPKGKVVAHFRAGKLGERVVLDVDPPGTADLIGWFTRYRFRTQVEIQDASSGAFTVIGAGAHEPSTGAAGRVDDSPAGLRFFDTLGPHETVDVHAGTEPQDIAHLPVADPRLYEVLRVEAGAGRFGTDYGPETLPQEAGLTLAVSVTKGCYVGQEVMARLHFRGHVNRVLRKLTFNQPVTAGEQLLHDGRPVGRVTSSVVSPGQGPIGIGMVRVDVPDGTALQVPGAGPAVVGPIPEGTKVAAGPPQGAGPPQNV